The following DNA comes from Deinococcus sedimenti.
GGGTGCGGGTAGCGGCGCTGCGCGTTCGGGAGGGTCGGCGCGTGACGCACGAGGTGCAGCGTCAGGGCGTCCGGCACGGCTCAGCGGCCCCAGGCGAACGCGCCCAGCGCGAGCAGTTCCGCCGTGACGACGATCATCCCGTACGTGTCGCCGTTCAGGCCGCCGCCCAGCCGCCGCGCCGCGAACGCCGCGACCAGCAGCGCGCCCACCAGCGCCGCGAGCCACGCGATCCACGCGCCGGGCACCAGCAGGGCCGGTGCGGCCAGCAGCAGCGCGGCCCACACGCGACCCTCGCGCGAACGGGCGCCCAGGCTCTCGGCGCGTGCCGCCGGGTAGGTGTTCATGGGAATCAGCAGCAGCGTCCGCGCGGCCACCGCCGCCACCAGCGGCGCCAGCGGCGGAACCGGGGCGGACAGCAGGCTCCAGAGCAGCAGCAGGTACAGCCCCCCGGTCGCCAGCCCGAACGCGCCCATGTGCACGTCGCGCAGGATCACCAGTCGCTCGGCGGGGGTCTTCATGGCGAACAGGGCGTCGGCGCTGTCGACCAGCCCGTCGAAGTGCAGCATGCCGGTCAGCAGCAGCCACGCGCCCACGCCCAGCGCGGCCACCACCCCGCCGGGCAGCGGCAAGTCCAGCCACAGCAGCCCCGCCACCGCGCCGCCCACCGCGTACCCGGCCAGCGGGTAGTACGCACTGGCCCGCGCGAAATCCCCGTCC
Coding sequences within:
- a CDS encoding adenosylcobinamide-GDP ribazoletransferase, with amino-acid sequence MIRDQLRAAHLALTFLTTLPLPHITEVRDGDFARASAYYPLAGYAVGGAVAGLLWLDLPLPGGVVAALGVGAWLLLTGMLHFDGLVDSADALFAMKTPAERLVILRDVHMGAFGLATGGLYLLLLWSLLSAPVPPLAPLVAAVAARTLLLIPMNTYPAARAESLGARSREGRVWAALLLAAPALLVPGAWIAWLAALVGALLVAAFAARRLGGGLNGDTYGMIVVTAELLALGAFAWGR